Within the Granulicella sibirica genome, the region ATACCTGGCGTACCTGCATCACTCCAATAGCGAAGTCGAAAAGACCTACCAGATTGAAAAGGCAGGGGGCTTTCTGAAGGCCGGCACTCCGGATGGCAAGGCCTTCGTCGACGAGCGGCTCGCCGCCGGGGCTATCGAGCTGCGTGACATGATCTACACCGCGTGGGTCCGCAGCGGCGACCCGGTGCCTGCGAAGTAGATCAGCCGCTCGTAGCCTAGCGTTGAATACGCTCGTTCAGTCCGTTCAGGATGGGCGTAAGGAGAAGCACCACCATTGGCGCGACGACAATCGAGACCAGTGCCCAGATCACGAGCGCATGCCACTCCCACGTCCACAGCAGCCTGGTTGTGTCGATCGGGTGATGACGCGCCGCGGAGATGAGCGCTCTATGGTGGAGAGGCAAGCGGCCGGTGTGAAAGACCTTGTCTCCAAGCCGGATGAACACGAAGAAGAACGCGATCTCAAGCGGATACGAAAGATGGGTCGCGATCTGCGAGGCTACCAGGTTCAGCCGCAGGAGCGCGGCCACAGTCAGCGAGATGAGCGTCGTCGAGCCCAGAAGCGGGTTGATCCCGATGACGAAACCGATCGCGATGCTCCAGGCCAGCTTTCTCGGCGTGCACCCGATGCGCAGAAGGTCCACCAGCGGGTTGACGATACGCCGGTGCAGGAAGCTCTGCTGCTGCACGGACTTGGACGGGGATGACACCTGTGAACAGGATAGACTGCCCACGGGGTCCTCACTGCACCCGAGCGAACAGAAGGGGTTCAAAACCAGGTGCAATTTTTGCGTACTCTGCGTGCGGTTCGCCGCACGATTGTCCTCGTCGGCGTCTTTATTTACGCCGGGACGGAACTGATTCTTACCCGCCCCAAAGATCGCGTCGCCCGTGCCGACTGGCTTCATCGCTTCTGTGCCCGTGCCATCAAACGCTTCGGGATCAAGGTAGACGTCATCGGGAAGCCGCCTGACAAGGGCGTCCTCATCTCGAATCATCTCAGCTATATGGATATCGTCACGTTCGCGGCGCTGCACCGTTGCGTTTTCTGCTCCAAGGCTGAGATCCGGACATGGCCTGTTCTCGGCTGGATGACGACCATGGCTGGAACGGTCTACGTGGAGCGCGGACGGGGTGGTTCCGCGGTCAAGGCCGCCAAGGGGATGCAGGAGGCCAGCGCCGCCGGCCTTCCGGTCATCTTCTTTCCTGAGGGAACGACCTCGAACGGTGAGGGGCTGCTGAAGTTTCACTCCGGCCTGCTGGCCCAAGCGATGGCGAGCGAAGAACCCATCGTTCCGGCGTTCATCCGGTATCACCTGGATCAGGACAATGGGCCGGACGTGTCAATTGCGGACGATGTGTCTTACTGGGGCAATCGAGACATGCTTGCGCACATCTTCAAGTTTCTTGGCCTGAAGGGGGTTCGGGTCGAGGTGCGGTTTGCGGAGAAGCCCATCCAGTTCTCCGCCGACGTTCTCCACCGTAAGGTTGCAGCCGACGAGGCAAGAGTGGCCGTGGCGCGGGTTGGCGGGATTCGCGTCTGAATTTTTGATCGGGGGGGACGTGCTAACTAATTCATTAGTACCCCGTCCAAACCTCCAGAGCGATGCCGCCGAAGAAATCCATTACGCTGACCGAAGCCGAGCTGAGGCTCATGAAGGTTCTCTGGGCGAGAGGCGAGATCGCCGTCTCCGGCCTGGTGGAAGCGATCTCCGACGAGACCCCCCTGGCGTATACGTCGGTGTTGACGACGATCCGCATTCTTGAGAAGAAGGGGTACGTCACGCATCGGCAGGAGGCGCGTGCCTTCCTTTACAGCCCATGCATCGCCGAGCACGAGGCGAGCCGGTCTGAGGTGCGTCATGTTCTGCAACGTTTTTTTGGGAACTCCCGCGAGCAGCTTCTCCTCTCGCTTCTGGGTGATGACGAGATTGGCCCGGACGAACTCCGCCGTCTGCGGGAAGCCATTGCGAAGGCTCCGGACAATGAGCCAATAGTCCCACCAGCGGCGCGGCCGGAGGAGGCGGGATCATGACTACCCTTGGCCTTTTCTCCGCCGTCGCTTCGGGTTCGCTCCTTTCCGCAGTCTGGCAGGGAATCCTGTTA harbors:
- a CDS encoding BlaI/MecI/CopY family transcriptional regulator; this translates as MPPKKSITLTEAELRLMKVLWARGEIAVSGLVEAISDETPLAYTSVLTTIRILEKKGYVTHRQEARAFLYSPCIAEHEASRSEVRHVLQRFFGNSREQLLLSLLGDDEIGPDELRRLREAIAKAPDNEPIVPPAARPEEAGS
- a CDS encoding DUF2062 domain-containing protein: MGSLSCSQVSSPSKSVQQQSFLHRRIVNPLVDLLRIGCTPRKLAWSIAIGFVIGINPLLGSTTLISLTVAALLRLNLVASQIATHLSYPLEIAFFFVFIRLGDKVFHTGRLPLHHRALISAARHHPIDTTRLLWTWEWHALVIWALVSIVVAPMVVLLLTPILNGLNERIQR
- a CDS encoding lysophospholipid acyltransferase family protein; the encoded protein is MRTLRAVRRTIVLVGVFIYAGTELILTRPKDRVARADWLHRFCARAIKRFGIKVDVIGKPPDKGVLISNHLSYMDIVTFAALHRCVFCSKAEIRTWPVLGWMTTMAGTVYVERGRGGSAVKAAKGMQEASAAGLPVIFFPEGTTSNGEGLLKFHSGLLAQAMASEEPIVPAFIRYHLDQDNGPDVSIADDVSYWGNRDMLAHIFKFLGLKGVRVEVRFAEKPIQFSADVLHRKVAADEARVAVARVGGIRV